In Podospora pseudoanserina strain CBS 124.78 chromosome 5, whole genome shotgun sequence, a single window of DNA contains:
- a CDS encoding hypothetical protein (COG:S; EggNog:ENOG503P2GD), translating into MAMQLPTVNGVPVIMPPPEGYVVDFENPARNSVTEAYWLFGVGNFLALLFMMQHLYTKAFIRRRFQIEDASLIIAWGCSIALQSMIVRDFMRGIMGTHSWEMPVTKFLLFLRALYLLPILYNPVQCGAKLALLLLYRRLAPQLWYQITVYVVMFIVVGSSFAIMFAAIFPCNPVQSAWDISIPGECINRPALYQATAILGAITDLMVLAVPIPIVVKLHVPLKHKIALIAAFSVGGITSFTSIMRLHALIVSMGDIDQSWGGGPVLLWIFAEANLSVICGTLPTIKPFLNHFVPRLLGSSNARSAYPVNSGLSKSGGPPTFGGGGGGNQSQSQKRDKYQRFDDDIMYPLETVVAIETGDDYASSEPIRKSESGSEKAINPGGIVQTKTATITYQNAHAR; encoded by the exons ATGGCTATGCAACTCCCGACTGTCAATGGCGTGCCGGTGATCATGCCCCCACCGGAGGGTTATGTGGTGGACTTTGAGAACCCAGCGCGCAACAGCGTGACAGAGGCCTACTGGCTCTTTGGAGTTGGTAACTTCTTGGCTCTGCTGTTCATGATGCAGCATCTCTACACTAAGGCATTCATCAGAAGGAGGTTTCAGATCGAAGATGCCTCTCTGATCATTGCCTGGGGATGCTCCATCGCGCTGCAGTCCATGATCGTTC GGGACTTTATGAGAGGAATCATGGGAACACACTCGTGGGAAATGCCCGTTACCAAGTTCCTCCTGTTCCTCAGAGCGCTCTACCTCCTGCCGATTCTATACAACCCGGTTCAATGTGGCGCCAAGCTGGCACTTTTGCTGCTCTATCGAAGGCTAGCGCCACAATTGTGGTACCAGATTACCGTTTACGTCGTCATGTTCATCGTCGTCGGTTCATCGTTCGCCATCATGTTCGCCGCCATCTTCCCTTGCAACCCCGTCCAGTCAGCTTGGGACATCAGCATCCCCGGCGAGTGCATCAACCGGCCCGCTCTGTACCAGGCCACGGCTATCCTCGGTGCCATCACCGATCtgatggtgctggcggtgccAATTCCCATCGTTGTCAAGCTTCATGTCCCTCTTAAGCACAAGATCGCTCTGATTGCTGCCTTTAGCGTCGGTGGAAT CACGTCTTTCACCTCCATCATGCGTCTCCACGCTTTGATCGTCTCCATGGGAGACATTGACCAATCCTGGGGCGGTGGCCCCGTTCTCCTCTGGAT tTTCGCCGAAGCCAACCTCTCCGTCATCTgcggcaccctccccaccatcaagcccttcctcaaccacttcgtcccccgcctcctcggctcctccaacgcccgCTCCGCCTACCCCGTCAACAGCGGCCTCTCCAAGTCCGGGGGCCCCCCCacctttggcggcggcggcggcggcaaccaGTCCCAATCTCAAAAGCGCGACAAGTACCAGCgctttgacgacgacatcATGTACCCCCTCGAGACCGTTGTCGCCATCGAGACGGGCGATGACTATGCTTCCTCGGAGCCGATCAGGAAGAGCGAGAGCGGGTCCGAGAAGGCGATTAACCCTGGTGGTATTGTGCAGACCAAGACTGCTACTATCACTTACCAGAATGCACATGCCAGGTAG
- a CDS encoding hypothetical protein (COG:C; CAZy:AA7; EggNog:ENOG503NVMI), whose translation MHFTHLLLSFCSVASTMAAITPRQIPSKAKCLLDAGLGEAVLVRGDPQYAEREASYWSNSARLSPAAILRPRNTKEVALAVKALAAAKQPFAVRSGGHTNWAGSNNIAGGITIDLGFFNTTTYNAATETADIGPGSRWRDVYSELIKHKRAVAGGREGNVGVAGLLLGGGNTFFTARRGFACDNVVAYEVVLADGRIVTASKTSYPDLFVALKGGSNNFGIVTKFTMTAIPSDKVWGGMAFLPKDIAPQAVDAVVSFTNNVANDPDSNLVAIFTHMPDFKDIVVATLYANMAGVEKPAAYKEWLAFPEIMNTVKNTTIAEMAFEYNIPANLHDIWFTLSFKNDARILNKAVELHVKLVEDLKAFIPEQTFTTQCLFQPLPTVFGKNSVAAGGNIMGVERQKSNGVLFLATAMVQTPEQEKKAYPLVKTWVEEVKKFAATIDGGLQEWTYLNYADKSQNPLKSYGPENIRKLKATAAKYDPQGVFQKLVPGGFKVSNL comes from the coding sequence ATGCACTTCACTCACCTTCTACTTTCATTCTGCTCCGTAGCATCAACCATGGCCGCCATCACCCCAAGACAGATCCCCTCCAAGGCCAAGTGCCTCCTCGACGCTGGACTCGGCGAGGCAGTTCTGGTTCGTGGAGATCCCCAATATGCTGAACGCGAGGCTTCATATTGGTCCAACAGCGCAAGGCTGAGTCCAGCTGCGATCCTCCGACCTCGCAATACCAAGGAGGTGGCCCTTGCCGTCAAGGCTCTTGCTGCCGCCAAACAGCCATTTGCCGTCCGTTCCGGTGGTCACACCAACTGGGCTGGCTCCAACAACATTGCCggcggcatcaccatcgatctcggcttcttcaacaccaccacctacaaTGCTGCTACCGAGACTGCCGATATCGGCCCTGGCTCCCGCTGGCGGGATGTCTACTCGGAGCTGATCAAGCACAAGCGTGCCGTTGCCGGTGGCCGTGAGGGCAATGTTGGTGTCGCCGGTCTTTTGCTCGGCGGCGGTAACACCTTCTTCACTGCCCGCCGTGGCTTCGCTTGCGATAACGTCGTCGCCTATGAGGTCGTCCTTGCCGACGGCCGCATTGTCACCGCCAGCAAGACCAGCTACCCCGACCTCTTTGTTGCCCTCAAGGGCGGCTCCAACAACTTCGGCATCGTCACCAAGTTCACCATGACCGCCATCCCATCCGACAAGGTGTGGGGCGGCATGGCCTTCCTTCCCAAGGACATTGCTCCCCAGGCCGTTGACGCCGTTGTTtccttcaccaacaacgTTGCCAATGACCCCGATAGCAACCTCGTCGCCATATTCACCCACATGCCCGACTTCAAGGACATTGTTGTTGCTACTCTCTACGCCAACATGGCCGGTGTCGAAAAGCCTGCTGCTTACAAGGAGTGGCTTGCTTTTCCCGAGATCATGAACACGGTCAagaacaccaccatcgcTGAGATGGCATTCGAGTACAACatccccgccaacctccaCGACATCTGgttcaccctctccttcaagAACGATGCTCGCATCCTCAACAAGGCTGTCGAGCTCCACGTCAAGCTCGTTGAGGACCTCAAGGCTTTTATCCCCGAGCAGaccttcaccacccagtGTCTCTTCCAGCCCCTCCCCACTGTCTTTGGCAAGAACTCGGTTGCTGCCGGTGGCAACATCATGGGTGTTGAGCGCCAAAAGTCTAACGGCGTTCTGTTCCTTGCTACCGCCATGGTCCAGACCCCtgagcaggagaagaaggcttaCCCTCTTGTCAAGACGTGGGTTGAGGAAGTCAAGAAGTTTGCCGCTACCATTGATGGCGGTCTTCAGGAGTGGACCTATCTCAACTATGCAGATAAGAGCCAGAACCCTCTCAAGAGCTACGGCCCTGAGAACATCCGCAAGCTGAAGGCTACTGCTGCCAAGTATGATCCTCAGGGTGTTTTCCAGAAGTTGGTGCCTGGTGGGTTCAAGGTTTCTAACCTTTAA